Proteins encoded by one window of Emticicia oligotrophica DSM 17448:
- a CDS encoding serine hydrolase domain-containing protein encodes MKKILFGVLTAAAVASGALFLQPFDHIRNFISWGKHSIFDFRTHPTRHIENGGAPQVWPQDSLYNKVQIPDSLIAQIDSNNTHAFIVIQNGKILYERYFDGFTKDSISGSFSAAKSIISMLVGIAVREGKIKSIDELAGNYVPHFKEGKLAKVKIKDLLTMSSGTNYKESDKSYMGLAAKMYYADDLNYVVEQMEAQEPAGINWEYRSGDTQVLGLIVEKAFGKSISELTSNYFINPMGAENDAKWLLDGDQQHEKAFCCFNGVARDYARFGELMRTYGKWKDKQIVPEAYMRAATSPALYLKDPTEGGKPVDYYGYQFWIFNHKGFSIPAMNGLFGQYVYTIREKNAIIVRLGETKPTKHIHHFQPENFTYIDAALSILK; translated from the coding sequence ATGAAAAAAATACTCTTCGGAGTTCTGACTGCTGCTGCTGTGGCTTCGGGGGCTTTATTCCTCCAACCTTTTGACCATATCCGTAATTTCATATCGTGGGGGAAACATTCTATTTTTGATTTTCGTACACATCCAACACGACATATTGAGAATGGAGGTGCTCCACAAGTTTGGCCTCAAGATTCTCTTTATAATAAAGTTCAGATTCCTGATTCGCTTATCGCACAAATAGATTCAAATAATACGCATGCATTCATAGTCATCCAAAATGGCAAGATTCTTTATGAACGTTACTTCGATGGATTTACCAAAGATAGCATCAGTGGGTCATTTTCTGCCGCAAAAAGTATCATTTCAATGCTAGTGGGTATTGCTGTGAGGGAAGGAAAAATTAAGTCTATTGATGAACTTGCAGGAAATTATGTACCTCATTTTAAAGAAGGTAAACTAGCTAAAGTTAAGATAAAAGACTTACTTACGATGAGTTCTGGCACAAACTACAAAGAAAGTGATAAAAGTTATATGGGCCTCGCGGCGAAAATGTATTATGCCGATGATTTGAATTATGTTGTAGAACAGATGGAAGCCCAAGAGCCAGCAGGTATCAACTGGGAATATAGAAGTGGCGATACGCAAGTATTAGGTTTAATTGTAGAAAAGGCATTTGGTAAAAGTATTTCGGAGCTTACTTCTAACTATTTTATAAACCCAATGGGTGCAGAAAACGACGCTAAATGGCTACTCGATGGAGACCAACAGCATGAGAAAGCCTTTTGTTGCTTCAATGGTGTTGCTCGCGATTACGCTCGTTTTGGCGAATTGATGCGTACATACGGCAAGTGGAAAGATAAACAAATTGTACCAGAAGCTTACATGAGAGCCGCAACTTCGCCTGCTTTATACTTAAAAGACCCAACCGAAGGTGGCAAGCCTGTTGATTATTATGGATACCAGTTTTGGATATTCAACCATAAGGGCTTTTCGATACCAGCTATGAATGGCCTTTTTGGACAATACGTATATACTATTCGAGAAAAAAATGCTATCATTGTACGATTAGGCGAAACCAAACCGACTAAGCATATTCATCATTTTCAGCCTGAGAATTTCACATATATTGATGCTGCACTATCAATTTTAAAATAA
- a CDS encoding M48 family metalloprotease has protein sequence MQSSGLKFRFLIGIVMAIVALISYYSKNQVNPVTGEKQHIDLTPEQEVAMGLQSAPQMAQEYGGLYADNEVQQEAKAVGYKIVKQVDEEAKAKGVKIPYQFDFHVLADDQTVNAFALPGGQIFITVGLLKRLKSEDQLAGVLGHEVGHVIHRHSAQQMAKSDFYQGLVGAVATATSDGTGMGGGQIAQYVAQIQQMKFGRNDELQSDEFGVKYMIQAGYDPNAMIQVMEILEEASGGQQTAEFMSTHPSPENRIIKIKEHIAKYSKQ, from the coding sequence ATGCAATCATCTGGTTTAAAGTTCAGATTTCTGATAGGCATCGTGATGGCAATCGTTGCTTTGATTAGTTATTACAGTAAAAATCAGGTAAATCCTGTTACTGGCGAAAAACAACATATTGACCTAACGCCCGAACAAGAAGTGGCGATGGGTTTACAAAGTGCTCCTCAGATGGCTCAAGAATATGGTGGTCTATACGCTGATAATGAAGTACAACAAGAAGCCAAGGCCGTTGGGTATAAAATTGTCAAGCAAGTAGATGAAGAAGCCAAAGCAAAAGGAGTTAAGATTCCTTATCAATTTGATTTCCATGTATTGGCCGATGACCAAACAGTGAATGCATTTGCTTTACCTGGTGGACAAATCTTCATTACGGTTGGCCTTTTAAAACGCCTAAAATCTGAAGACCAATTGGCTGGTGTACTAGGCCATGAAGTGGGCCACGTGATTCACCGCCATTCTGCTCAGCAAATGGCAAAGTCTGATTTTTACCAAGGATTAGTAGGTGCAGTAGCTACTGCCACTTCTGATGGGACAGGAATGGGTGGTGGACAAATCGCTCAGTATGTGGCACAAATTCAACAAATGAAGTTCGGGCGAAATGATGAATTACAGTCAGATGAGTTTGGCGTAAAGTACATGATTCAAGCTGGCTATGACCCTAATGCGATGATTCAAGTGATGGAAATTTTAGAAGAAGCAAGTGGCGGCCAACAAACTGCTGAATTTATGAGTACACACCCAAGTCCGGAAAATCGTATTATCAAGATAAAAGAACATATTGCTAAATATAGTAAGCAATAA
- a CDS encoding DUF2064 domain-containing protein — protein MKNTTAILVFLQDESKDASNKRLTPKNNIGANQWVFSKLNSFVKQVSAATQLPVFYSNQLISKSSKPFGIQLSEAIQLVFEQGFAKVICIGNDCLALNKAKLLEAAEKLNNSETVLGPDRRGGVYLLGVSKESFEPSTFENLAWQSGKMLQSYLNQYGNQQIEWLETLADIHTFEELKGYQHAKHLIAFLVQTIQQKYSSFQELSVFIFKLCTNSYHLLRAPPSI, from the coding sequence TTGAAAAATACTACTGCCATATTGGTTTTTTTGCAGGATGAATCTAAAGATGCATCTAATAAAAGGCTAACTCCTAAAAATAATATTGGGGCCAATCAATGGGTATTTAGTAAACTTAATAGTTTTGTTAAACAAGTTTCGGCAGCCACACAATTACCAGTTTTTTATTCTAATCAACTCATTTCTAAGTCATCAAAACCTTTTGGAATACAACTTTCTGAAGCAATTCAATTAGTTTTTGAGCAAGGTTTTGCAAAAGTTATATGTATTGGGAATGATTGTTTAGCACTCAATAAAGCCAAGCTTTTAGAAGCAGCCGAAAAATTAAATAATTCAGAAACTGTACTTGGTCCCGACCGACGCGGTGGCGTATATTTATTAGGGGTATCAAAAGAAAGTTTCGAGCCTTCAACCTTCGAAAATCTCGCTTGGCAAAGTGGGAAAATGCTTCAAAGCTATCTAAATCAATATGGTAATCAGCAGATTGAATGGCTTGAAACATTAGCCGATATTCATACTTTTGAAGAATTAAAAGGCTATCAACACGCCAAACATTTGATAGCATTCCTAGTACAAACTATTCAACAAAAGTATTCTTCTTTTCAAGAATTAAGCGTGTTTATTTTCAAACTTTGCACTAATTCTTATCATTTATTAAGGGCTCCTCCTTCGATTTAA
- a CDS encoding arsenosugar biosynthesis-associated peroxidase-like protein yields MKAYYNSDDLAKFGKIGEFGGQDLAKKFFDYYGETFKEGALTEREKSLIALAVAHTMQCPYCIDAYTADTLAKGCTEDEMMEAVHVSAAMAAGVKLVHSVQMINKAKELMM; encoded by the coding sequence ATGAAAGCATATTACAACTCTGATGACTTAGCAAAATTTGGAAAAATAGGTGAGTTTGGCGGACAAGATTTGGCCAAAAAGTTTTTTGATTATTACGGAGAAACATTTAAAGAAGGAGCTTTGACCGAACGTGAAAAATCGTTAATAGCACTGGCAGTTGCCCATACTATGCAGTGTCCTTATTGTATAGATGCCTATACGGCTGACACTTTGGCTAAAGGTTGCACCGAAGACGAAATGATGGAGGCAGTACATGTTTCGGCAGCAATGGCGGCTGGTGTGAAACTCGTACATAGTGTGCAGATGATCAATAAGGCTAAAGAACTAATGATGTAA
- the arsS gene encoding arsenosugar biosynthesis radical SAM (seleno)protein ArsS (Some members of this family are selenoproteins.) produces MNPVKSLKAQKSQLGESAFQLKVLNDRELLGREMPLFKEKLSEINLFPLKPTKLEIFQINVGKMCNQVCKHCHVDAGPDRKEIMTRETMQYCVDILKKYKFTTVDLTGGAPEMNNNFRWFVEEIRKADANIKIIVRCNLTIILANPKYHDLPEFFKENRVEVVSSLPATNANRTDSQRGDGVFEDSIKALQMLNAVGYGMEDTGLILNLVYNPAGAFLPSSQTGLEKEFKRVLKTKFNIEFNSLFAITNIPISRYLDYLLVSGNYSTYMEKLIAAYNPVAATNVMCRNTLSIGWDGYLYDCDFNQMLDLKVAAGAKHISEFDYDELSNRSVIVNQHCYGCTAGAGSSCGGEVA; encoded by the coding sequence ATGAATCCTGTAAAAAGTTTAAAAGCTCAAAAGAGCCAATTAGGAGAATCTGCCTTTCAGTTAAAGGTTTTAAACGACCGCGAGCTTTTAGGTCGTGAAATGCCTTTATTTAAAGAAAAACTTTCAGAAATAAACTTGTTTCCACTAAAACCTACTAAGCTTGAGATTTTTCAGATTAACGTAGGTAAGATGTGTAATCAGGTATGCAAACATTGCCACGTAGATGCAGGTCCTGACCGTAAAGAAATTATGACTCGTGAAACCATGCAGTATTGCGTGGATATTCTAAAGAAATATAAATTCACTACTGTTGACTTAACGGGTGGAGCACCCGAAATGAATAATAATTTTAGGTGGTTTGTAGAAGAAATTCGCAAAGCTGATGCGAACATAAAAATAATTGTTCGATGTAATTTGACGATTATATTGGCAAATCCTAAATACCACGATTTACCTGAATTCTTCAAAGAAAATAGAGTAGAGGTGGTTTCTTCATTGCCAGCTACGAATGCTAACCGTACAGATTCACAGCGTGGTGATGGCGTTTTTGAAGATTCTATCAAGGCCCTTCAAATGCTCAACGCCGTTGGGTATGGAATGGAAGATACAGGTCTAATTCTCAACTTAGTTTATAACCCAGCAGGAGCATTTTTGCCGTCGAGCCAAACTGGTTTGGAGAAAGAGTTTAAGCGTGTGCTGAAAACAAAATTCAATATTGAGTTCAACTCACTTTTTGCCATCACCAATATTCCAATTAGTCGTTATCTCGATTATTTGCTTGTAAGTGGCAATTACAGTACTTACATGGAAAAGCTCATTGCTGCTTATAACCCTGTAGCAGCTACCAATGTCATGTGCCGTAATACGCTTTCGATTGGTTGGGATGGTTATCTATATGATTGCGATTTTAATCAAATGCTTGATTTGAAAGTAGCAGCTGGAGCAAAGCATATCAGCGAGTTTGATTACGATGAGCTAAGTAATCGGTCGGTAATTGTAAACCAGCATTGTTATGGCTGCACAGCGGGTGCTGGTAGCTCGTGTGGAGGTGAAGTTGCCTAA
- a CDS encoding SusC/RagA family TonB-linked outer membrane protein encodes MTNKITKNIILVLSGLILSLSAMAQQNRKITGKIIDSENRMAIVGASISAINGKNVVGTVTNENGEFTLNIDSKTQQIKVSSVGYKTQEVALGGQSELTIRLESGEVLGEVVVTALGLERQSRNLGYAVQQIDAKEVSKVKSTNFLDNLAGKIAGVNITAGSTGVGSTTRISIRGESSFTNTNPLFVVDGIPINNNTIVNNVNDDANGFMEVDFGNGAMEVNPDDIESVTVLKGPSAAALYGTRASNGVIIIKTKTGAKSRGIGISFNSSNYAETPFQLPVFQNTFGLGNSGQYAYKDGLGGGINDNITYSYGPKLDAGLSLPQYDSPVTLVNGQVVRAGDVAIHGGLPITPTPFVAYPNNLKDFYQTGHTTINNLAFTAGNEKGNFRLSMTDLNSKSYIPGVDLKRRTVSTAFNFSPISKLKITSNINYVNAGSSNRPATKYGSENINYAMVAWFGRSNNIEPLKNYWQPGLENVQQFSYNYTYFDNPYFTLYENRNAFNRDRVFGNLSARYEFTPELSLQVRTGMDYQNEDRTFRRAFSSNRFKTGAYAEQNVFYREINSDFMLNYTKKLGVLSVDISAGGNRMDQRAVNEQVQALSLAQPGVYALSNAASPLEYYQAVGNKRINSLYGLAKFSFKDFLFVDITGRNDWSSALATATSSANTSFFYPSVSAGLVVSNFVKLPMAISFLKLRASYAQVGNDTSPFQTIGTFVARTPVGGLPTFSDQSQISNANLKPESISSTELGADIRFLNDKIKLDVTYFNALNKNQIISLPIALSSGYVQQSVNGGAVRSKGLEVVLDLLPIRTQEFSWRSTFNFSTYKNIVEKLPIPGQTITLAYNRIYDSVNQTVWYQVQVGGRMGDMYGTGYLKNEKGEFIIGKDGRYIVNNNLIKLGNYNPDFMLGFNNSLSYKNFQLGFLFDWRQGGKLVSRTLALAAVAGQLIETENRPTAGIIAKGVVNVGTIENPNYQPNTVALNAETYYRMYYDRNHEENNTYNASYLKLREVLIGYELPKSWLKNKIESLNVSLIGRNLYAFSHIPHFDPEQFGFQGQKLMSGVEDMSYPTTRSFGIKLGITF; translated from the coding sequence ATGACTAATAAAATTACTAAAAATATAATATTGGTGTTGTCTGGCCTGATACTTTCGTTATCAGCTATGGCTCAGCAAAATAGAAAAATTACTGGAAAAATTATCGATTCTGAAAATCGAATGGCGATTGTTGGAGCCAGTATAAGTGCCATCAATGGAAAGAATGTTGTAGGAACAGTAACTAACGAAAATGGTGAATTTACGCTAAATATTGACTCAAAAACTCAACAAATAAAAGTTTCATCTGTTGGTTATAAAACCCAAGAAGTAGCATTAGGAGGGCAATCTGAATTGACGATTCGTTTAGAGTCAGGAGAAGTTTTGGGTGAGGTAGTTGTAACTGCTCTTGGTTTAGAACGACAATCGAGAAACCTTGGTTATGCAGTACAACAAATAGATGCCAAAGAAGTAAGTAAAGTCAAATCAACTAATTTTTTAGATAATTTGGCTGGAAAAATTGCAGGTGTAAATATAACAGCGGGTTCAACGGGGGTTGGTTCAACTACACGTATAAGTATAAGGGGAGAGTCATCATTTACAAATACTAATCCACTTTTTGTAGTAGATGGTATTCCGATTAACAATAATACAATTGTTAATAATGTGAACGATGATGCCAATGGTTTCATGGAAGTTGATTTCGGAAATGGAGCGATGGAGGTAAACCCTGATGACATTGAGTCGGTTACAGTGCTAAAAGGGCCATCGGCGGCGGCACTTTATGGTACCCGTGCATCGAATGGGGTAATTATTATCAAGACTAAAACAGGAGCAAAATCTAGGGGGATAGGTATTTCATTCAATTCTTCGAATTACGCTGAAACACCTTTTCAACTACCAGTTTTTCAGAATACTTTTGGTTTAGGTAATAGTGGACAATATGCTTACAAAGATGGACTTGGTGGGGGTATCAATGATAATATCACCTACAGTTATGGCCCCAAATTAGATGCTGGTCTGTCATTACCACAGTATGATAGCCCCGTTACATTAGTCAATGGTCAAGTAGTTAGGGCGGGCGATGTAGCGATTCATGGTGGTTTACCAATTACGCCTACACCCTTTGTTGCTTACCCCAATAATCTAAAGGATTTCTATCAGACGGGTCATACTACCATCAATAACTTAGCCTTTACTGCTGGCAATGAAAAAGGTAATTTTCGTCTTTCAATGACAGATTTAAATAGTAAATCATATATTCCAGGAGTAGATTTGAAGCGTCGAACGGTCTCAACAGCTTTTAATTTTTCGCCTATTTCTAAGCTTAAAATTACTTCAAATATAAATTATGTAAACGCCGGAAGTTCGAACCGACCAGCTACCAAATACGGCTCAGAGAATATTAATTATGCAATGGTGGCGTGGTTCGGACGCTCAAATAATATCGAACCGCTTAAAAACTATTGGCAACCGGGTTTAGAAAATGTTCAACAGTTCTCCTATAATTACACCTATTTCGATAACCCATATTTTACGCTCTACGAAAACCGTAATGCTTTTAATCGAGACCGTGTTTTTGGAAACCTCTCGGCTCGCTACGAATTTACACCAGAGCTTTCTTTGCAAGTACGTACAGGAATGGATTACCAAAATGAAGACCGTACTTTCCGCCGTGCTTTTAGCTCGAATCGATTTAAAACTGGGGCTTATGCTGAGCAAAACGTATTTTATCGAGAAATAAACTCCGACTTCATGCTCAACTACACAAAAAAACTTGGGGTATTGAGTGTGGATATTTCTGCGGGAGGCAATCGCATGGATCAACGAGCGGTCAATGAACAAGTACAGGCTCTTTCTCTGGCACAGCCCGGCGTATATGCTTTATCAAATGCAGCTTCTCCTTTGGAATACTATCAGGCAGTTGGTAATAAACGCATCAATAGCTTGTATGGTTTAGCAAAATTTAGCTTTAAGGATTTTCTGTTTGTAGATATTACTGGTAGAAACGATTGGTCGAGTGCTTTAGCAACTGCTACTTCATCGGCCAATACTTCTTTCTTTTATCCATCCGTTTCTGCTGGTTTAGTTGTTTCTAACTTTGTAAAATTACCAATGGCTATTTCTTTCTTAAAACTTCGTGCAAGCTATGCACAAGTAGGAAATGATACTAGTCCTTTCCAAACTATCGGAACTTTCGTGGCTCGTACGCCTGTGGGGGGCTTACCTACTTTCAGCGACCAAAGTCAAATCTCGAATGCAAATCTGAAGCCTGAAAGTATTAGTTCGACCGAATTAGGTGCAGATATTAGATTCTTGAATGATAAAATCAAACTCGATGTTACTTACTTCAATGCTCTTAATAAAAATCAGATAATTTCTTTGCCTATTGCTTTATCATCTGGGTATGTTCAACAAAGTGTCAATGGTGGAGCGGTGCGAAGTAAGGGGCTAGAGGTAGTGCTTGATTTATTACCGATTCGTACGCAAGAATTTTCTTGGCGAAGTACTTTCAATTTTTCTACTTATAAAAATATTGTTGAAAAACTCCCAATTCCTGGACAAACCATTACTCTGGCTTATAACCGAATTTATGATAGCGTAAATCAAACGGTATGGTATCAAGTACAAGTGGGCGGCCGAATGGGTGATATGTACGGAACTGGCTATTTGAAAAACGAAAAAGGAGAATTTATTATCGGCAAAGATGGACGCTATATTGTAAACAATAACCTCATTAAATTGGGTAACTATAATCCTGATTTTATGTTGGGTTTCAATAATTCTTTGAGCTACAAAAACTTCCAATTAGGTTTTCTATTTGATTGGCGACAAGGTGGAAAATTGGTCTCTCGCACCTTAGCGTTAGCCGCAGTCGCAGGACAATTAATAGAAACCGAAAATCGCCCTACTGCTGGTATTATAGCCAAAGGCGTAGTGAATGTTGGAACTATCGAAAATCCTAATTATCAGCCAAATACGGTTGCTCTAAATGCAGAAACGTATTATCGAATGTATTATGACCGTAACCACGAAGAAAATAATACTTACAATGCTTCCTACTTGAAACTACGTGAGGTATTGATAGGCTATGAACTACCCAAATCTTGGTTAAAAAATAAGATTGAAAGTCTAAATGTATCGCTTATAGGAAGAAACTTGTATGCATTCAGTCATATACCACATTTCGATCCTGAGCAGTTTGGTTTTCAAGGGCAAAAGTTGATGTCAGGAGTGGAAGATATGAGTTATCCAACCACTCGTAGTTTTGGAATTAAGTTAGGTATAACCTTCTAA
- a CDS encoding SusD/RagB family nutrient-binding outer membrane lipoprotein, with protein sequence MKKFDKYIIAILLVSGVSCTNNFEKLNINPTAPVDVQPELLLRKELFDYADQMSYEGFVAGNLLGQLFTAIDFNLFDRHSLTEPQYGGNPWPFLYENLRDNEILLAKSKGNAAYAVYEGPALIYKAYLASVLTDLYGDVPYSEALKGKEGNVTPRFDTQRDIYLGKGGIIENLDAAIAAITNYKGAPKLQGDIIFNGDLSKWKSFANSLKFKALMRISAKENVAEQLKQIYASGDYIKDATQNAVYAFTASQPNNFRMSTARIGDFNLFIMSETMDEILTKLDDPRKQVLFRPTANNANVYKGLLNGPDASKLSISVGNYSFSGRIFREDAGKLKANFLTSFEMNFLLAEAAEKGLITADAKVLYETGVSQAFDYWYSTMPANYLKTGPAAYKIGGANPIEQIITQKWIANIINGYEGWTEFRRTGFPKFKTIAASLNQNLIPVRMPYPTTEDALNNVNFKSAAEKTNKNSINSSVWWDN encoded by the coding sequence ATGAAGAAATTTGATAAATATATTATTGCAATATTATTGGTAAGTGGTGTAAGCTGTACGAATAATTTCGAGAAGTTAAATATTAATCCAACTGCCCCTGTTGATGTTCAACCCGAACTTTTACTTAGAAAAGAATTGTTCGATTATGCCGACCAAATGTCGTATGAAGGTTTTGTGGCGGGTAATTTATTGGGGCAATTATTCACCGCCATTGATTTTAATTTATTCGACCGCCATAGTCTAACAGAACCACAATATGGAGGAAATCCTTGGCCTTTTCTCTATGAAAATCTGCGTGATAACGAGATTCTCCTGGCCAAATCAAAAGGAAATGCTGCTTATGCTGTTTATGAAGGACCTGCTTTGATTTACAAGGCTTATTTAGCAAGCGTGCTAACTGACCTCTACGGCGATGTGCCCTATTCAGAGGCCTTGAAGGGTAAGGAAGGCAATGTAACTCCTAGGTTTGATACCCAAAGAGATATTTATTTGGGAAAAGGAGGAATAATTGAAAACTTAGATGCGGCTATTGCAGCCATCACGAATTATAAAGGAGCTCCAAAACTACAAGGTGATATTATCTTCAATGGTGACCTTAGTAAGTGGAAAAGTTTTGCTAATTCATTGAAGTTCAAGGCTTTGATGCGTATTTCAGCAAAAGAGAATGTAGCCGAGCAATTAAAACAAATCTATGCCAGCGGAGACTACATAAAAGATGCTACACAAAATGCAGTATATGCATTTACGGCTTCACAACCGAATAATTTTCGTATGTCAACAGCACGTATTGGCGATTTTAATTTATTCATTATGTCGGAAACGATGGATGAAATATTAACTAAATTGGATGACCCCCGCAAGCAAGTTTTATTCCGCCCTACTGCCAACAATGCAAATGTCTACAAAGGATTATTGAATGGCCCTGATGCCTCAAAACTATCTATATCGGTTGGAAATTATTCGTTTTCAGGCCGAATTTTTAGAGAAGATGCGGGTAAATTAAAAGCCAATTTTTTAACAAGTTTTGAAATGAATTTCTTGCTTGCCGAAGCAGCAGAGAAAGGCTTAATTACTGCCGATGCCAAAGTTTTGTATGAAACTGGCGTGAGTCAGGCATTCGATTATTGGTATTCAACCATGCCTGCAAATTATCTGAAAACGGGTCCTGCTGCATATAAAATCGGTGGGGCAAATCCAATCGAACAGATTATTACCCAGAAATGGATAGCCAATATAATAAATGGTTATGAAGGCTGGACAGAGTTCCGTCGAACAGGATTCCCGAAATTTAAAACAATTGCTGCCAGTTTAAACCAAAATCTTATTCCCGTGCGAATGCCTTATCCAACCACCGAAGATGCTCTAAATAATGTGAACTTCAAGTCCGCAGCTGAAAAAACCAATAAAAATAGCATCAATTCATCAGTTTGGTGGGATAATTAA
- a CDS encoding sodium:solute symporter: MSTLTWQWIILIAVNIVLFWVSPWSTKVNDFFRGSHNDEPPSAFLLTSSLVICWLFAKSITNAADLGFQFGIVGGVAYAGYYLSFLVAGLIIYRMRTKGNYQSIHQFLQTKYGQGAVVLFTILIGFRLLNEIWSNTMIVGSYFGEKGSIPYFASLTVFTLLTLAYTLKGGMRTSIITDLIQMSFFVLLMVMILGIIIPETDGGVKTFIQSGNWSMAQGVNLLLVALIQVLSYPFHDPILTDRGFISSPKTTLKSYLWATIIGALCIILFSFVGIFAKIRALDAPATIGVAKFLGTSLLLVMNTIMLTSAAATIDSTFTSTAKLVHIDLLKEKGISVSKARLTMTAIAVLGTIPIFFNPEILSATTISGTMVMGLAPIFIFWNIDAPQISYFASVISGVIFGFWMIFYPVPSFMLISEGKYADLLSINFFGTIVCFIVFLLPVLFRKKIESVN, encoded by the coding sequence ATGAGTACACTTACGTGGCAATGGATAATCTTAATAGCGGTCAATATTGTACTGTTTTGGGTTTCACCATGGTCAACAAAAGTCAATGATTTTTTTAGAGGTAGCCATAATGATGAGCCACCTAGTGCTTTTCTATTGACCAGTAGTTTAGTGATTTGTTGGTTATTTGCCAAATCAATAACTAATGCTGCCGATTTAGGTTTCCAATTTGGCATTGTGGGTGGTGTGGCTTATGCAGGCTATTACTTATCGTTTTTGGTGGCTGGGCTAATTATTTATCGTATGCGTACGAAGGGTAATTATCAGAGTATTCATCAATTCTTACAAACTAAGTATGGGCAAGGGGCAGTTGTTTTATTTACGATTCTGATAGGATTTCGATTGTTGAATGAAATTTGGTCGAACACTATGATTGTTGGGAGTTATTTCGGTGAAAAGGGAAGTATACCTTATTTTGCTTCTCTTACAGTTTTTACGCTTCTTACACTTGCCTACACACTTAAAGGAGGGATGCGAACCTCTATTATCACCGACCTTATTCAAATGTCTTTTTTTGTACTATTGATGGTCATGATTTTGGGAATCATCATTCCAGAAACTGATGGAGGAGTAAAAACATTCATACAGAGTGGCAATTGGTCAATGGCTCAAGGGGTTAATCTACTTTTGGTAGCTTTGATTCAAGTCTTAAGTTATCCATTTCATGACCCCATACTCACTGACCGAGGTTTTATTTCGAGCCCTAAAACAACACTTAAATCATATCTATGGGCTACCATAATCGGAGCCTTATGCATCATATTATTTAGCTTTGTGGGTATTTTTGCCAAAATAAGAGCTTTAGATGCTCCTGCAACTATCGGGGTAGCGAAATTTTTAGGTACGAGTTTATTATTGGTTATGAATACCATTATGCTTACTTCTGCCGCAGCTACCATTGATTCTACTTTTACCTCAACTGCTAAATTAGTACATATTGATTTACTGAAAGAAAAAGGTATCAGCGTTTCAAAGGCTCGGCTTACGATGACAGCCATTGCTGTTCTGGGCACAATACCTATATTCTTTAACCCCGAAATATTATCAGCAACCACGATTAGTGGCACAATGGTCATGGGACTTGCACCAATATTTATCTTTTGGAACATAGACGCCCCTCAAATTTCCTATTTTGCCTCAGTTATTTCGGGAGTTATTTTTGGTTTTTGGATGATTTTTTATCCAGTTCCATCATTTATGTTGATTTCTGAAGGAAAATATGCCGATTTGTTAAGCATCAATTTCTTCGGTACAATCGTATGTTTTATTGTTTTTTTATTACCAGTTTTATTTAGAAAGAAAATTGAGTCAGTTAACTAA